The Conexivisphaera calida genome includes a region encoding these proteins:
- the eif1A gene encoding translation initiation factor eIF-1A, with product MGKRKVISEEELKELVLPGQGEMLGRVVKLLGSDHIMVKCADGKVRVGRIRGKLKRRIWVRENDVVLIAPWEFQDDRCDVLWRYTIPQADLLRQKGYLPQDV from the coding sequence GTGGGCAAACGCAAGGTTATAAGTGAGGAGGAGCTTAAGGAACTGGTCCTGCCCGGGCAAGGAGAGATGCTGGGCAGGGTGGTCAAGCTCCTGGGCAGCGACCATATAATGGTGAAGTGCGCCGACGGCAAGGTCCGCGTGGGCAGGATAAGGGGAAAGCTCAAGAGGCGCATATGGGTCAGGGAGAATGACGTCGTGCTTATCGCCCCCTGGGAATTCCAGGATGACCGCTGCGACGTCCTCTGGAGGTATACGATACCCCAGGCGGACCTTCTGAGGCAGAAGGGTTATCTCCCCCAGGATGTATAG
- a CDS encoding KH domain-containing protein — MSIHNIVLRLPKDRIGALIGRDGSTKAKIEQECGVKLRIDSRTGDVEISAGEVPEESDISTARMIADAIGHGFSYERASRLLEPGNTLVIVDLREYAGHSRSDLKRIKGRIIGEEGKARRVVEELTGAYISVYDRFVAIAGTVDQVKAAEEAVRELASGGMHKVVYGKLQERRTMMRMERMKLWRKPGEPERDRGPEPIPGGGGV; from the coding sequence ATGTCCATACATAACATCGTACTCAGGCTCCCCAAGGATAGAATAGGTGCATTAATAGGAAGAGATGGCTCCACGAAGGCCAAGATAGAGCAGGAGTGCGGCGTCAAGCTGAGGATTGACAGCAGGACCGGTGACGTAGAGATATCCGCCGGCGAGGTCCCCGAGGAGTCGGATATATCCACGGCTAGGATGATTGCCGACGCCATAGGACACGGCTTCTCCTATGAGCGGGCATCTCGGCTGCTGGAGCCCGGCAATACGTTGGTGATAGTCGACCTGAGGGAGTATGCGGGCCACTCGAGGAGTGACCTGAAGAGGATAAAGGGGAGGATAATCGGAGAGGAGGGTAAGGCTAGGCGCGTGGTTGAGGAACTTACAGGCGCCTACATATCGGTCTACGACCGTTTCGTCGCAATAGCAGGTACTGTGGATCAGGTGAAGGCCGCGGAGGAGGCCGTGAGGGAACTTGCCTCTGGTGGCATGCACAAGGTCGTGTACGGGAAGCTCCAGGAGAGGAGGACAATGATGAGGATGGAGAGGATGAAGCTCTGGAGGAAGCCCGGGGAGCCGGAGCGGGATCGGGGTCCCGAGCCGATTCCTGGAGGAGGCGGCGTGTGA
- a CDS encoding DNA topoisomerase VI subunit B: MGFNEISPSEFFYRNRDLAGFTNPVRALYFSLKELIENSLDSCESGEILPELFISIEVDDDGPREDPRFYRLTVQDNGMGVPAGSLPDAFGRIFYGNKFRLKQSRGVFGMGATMTLLYAQATTGKPSFVASSTTGRRYHGLLMKVDIERNRPIIIRKYEGKAYGWRGTLVRATILGDYQKAESKVMSYLEQTAMAAPYASITFRDPQGHQMRLERVVDRMPKPPRETLPHPSGVDIETLRKMIRQWRSGDMLKFMTKNFQRVGPKTAEAFLRYAGIDPSLNPKSLGDPELTRLAAALRSYGNFLPPDANYLSTLGHELLEAGVRRLLNPEFCRTVARRPQAYEGHPFIIEAAVAYGGPKLKPGITVFRFANRIPLLYDESSDVTWKVLNSMDLRSYRVRQEDPVGVIVHVISTRIPYKTIGKEYIADRPEVEKEIRLALRDAFRELRNYLSRKERMVGVARRANVYSKYMSLIAKFSMELAERDRMPKYDILIPKGMEQDIEEAQQG, encoded by the coding sequence ATGGGATTCAACGAGATCTCCCCCAGCGAGTTCTTCTACAGGAACAGGGATCTCGCAGGGTTCACGAACCCTGTCAGGGCGCTCTACTTCTCCTTGAAGGAGTTGATAGAGAACTCCCTCGATTCGTGCGAGTCCGGCGAGATACTCCCGGAGCTCTTCATATCAATAGAGGTCGATGACGACGGTCCTCGCGAGGATCCTCGGTTCTACAGACTCACTGTACAGGACAATGGAATGGGCGTTCCAGCTGGCAGTCTTCCCGACGCGTTTGGGCGCATCTTCTACGGTAACAAGTTCCGGCTCAAGCAGTCACGCGGAGTATTCGGAATGGGGGCGACGATGACATTGCTCTACGCCCAAGCCACCACCGGGAAACCATCGTTCGTGGCCAGCTCCACCACCGGCAGACGATACCATGGCCTCCTGATGAAGGTGGATATAGAGAGGAATCGCCCAATCATTATCAGGAAATATGAGGGAAAGGCATACGGCTGGAGGGGCACCCTGGTGAGGGCAACCATCCTGGGCGATTATCAGAAGGCCGAATCCAAGGTGATGAGTTACCTTGAGCAGACCGCCATGGCTGCCCCGTACGCCTCAATAACATTCAGGGATCCACAGGGGCATCAGATGAGGCTCGAGAGGGTCGTTGACCGCATGCCGAAGCCCCCCAGGGAGACGCTTCCTCATCCATCGGGTGTCGACATAGAGACTCTGAGGAAGATGATCAGGCAGTGGAGGAGCGGTGACATGCTCAAGTTCATGACCAAGAACTTCCAGAGGGTCGGTCCCAAGACCGCTGAAGCATTCCTTCGCTACGCTGGCATTGATCCCTCATTGAACCCTAAGTCCCTAGGCGACCCGGAGCTCACGCGGCTTGCGGCGGCGCTCAGGAGCTACGGGAACTTCCTCCCGCCTGACGCAAACTACCTGTCGACGCTGGGGCATGAGCTGCTGGAGGCAGGAGTTCGCCGGCTGTTAAATCCCGAGTTCTGCAGGACCGTTGCTAGGAGACCTCAGGCCTACGAGGGCCACCCGTTCATAATTGAGGCGGCAGTGGCCTACGGCGGTCCCAAACTGAAGCCTGGCATCACGGTCTTCAGGTTCGCGAACAGGATACCACTGCTCTACGATGAATCGAGCGATGTTACCTGGAAGGTCCTGAACTCCATGGACCTGCGCTCCTACCGCGTCAGACAGGAGGATCCGGTCGGCGTCATAGTCCACGTTATATCGACCAGGATACCCTACAAAACAATCGGAAAGGAGTACATAGCGGACAGGCCTGAGGTGGAGAAGGAGATACGTCTTGCCCTCAGGGACGCGTTCAGGGAACTCAGGAACTACCTGAGTAGGAAGGAGCGCATGGTGGGAGTGGCGCGCAGGGCTAACGTGTACTCGAAGTACATGTCACTCATTGCGAAATTCTCGATGGAGCTCGCCGAACGGGACCGGATGCCTAAGTATGATATATTAATACCTAAGGGAATGGAGCAGGACATTGAAGAGGCGCAGCAGGGCTAG
- a CDS encoding adenosylhomocysteinase: protein MSIVRDVGLAPAGRRKIEWAMNRMRVLSSLVSEMESEKPLAGISVGISLHLEAKTAALAISLERLGARVSITSSNPLSAQDDVAAALSQMIYRVYAWRGETDSEYEENHRRVLADGPHIIVDDGADLSVMAHSMGIAGRVFGATEETTTGVLRFRAMERDRALGFPVIAVNDAKSKHLYDNRFGSGQSVVDGVLRATNVQIGGKRVVVLGYGWVGKGVAERFRGLGARVIVVEVDPFKALEAYMDGYEVMGSMDAAKLGDIFVTCTGNIKVLTDQHFRVMKDGALLANAGHFDVEVDVKALRSMATSEDEVRPNVREFVMPDGRRLYLLGEGRLVNLVAADGHPIEVMDLSFATQLLSVLYLVRNRGRLERHVYTLPDELDEEIARRKLRIEGVGLDSLTEEQKRYLESWR from the coding sequence GTGAGCATAGTCAGGGATGTCGGGCTGGCGCCCGCCGGGCGCAGGAAGATCGAGTGGGCAATGAACCGCATGCGTGTTCTCTCATCGCTCGTGTCCGAGATGGAATCTGAGAAGCCCTTAGCTGGGATATCAGTAGGTATCAGTCTTCACCTGGAGGCCAAGACTGCGGCCTTGGCCATCAGCCTAGAGAGGCTGGGCGCTCGCGTATCAATAACGTCGTCCAATCCACTGAGCGCGCAGGACGATGTGGCGGCCGCACTATCCCAAATGATATACCGCGTCTATGCTTGGAGGGGCGAGACCGATTCGGAATACGAGGAGAACCATCGGCGTGTACTGGCCGATGGGCCACATATCATCGTGGACGACGGCGCGGATCTCTCGGTCATGGCGCACTCGATGGGCATCGCCGGTCGCGTGTTTGGCGCTACCGAGGAGACCACGACCGGGGTGCTCCGCTTTCGCGCCATGGAGAGGGATCGCGCTCTGGGGTTCCCTGTGATAGCCGTAAATGACGCCAAGAGTAAGCATTTGTATGACAATCGTTTCGGAAGCGGCCAGAGCGTCGTGGACGGTGTGCTGAGGGCCACCAACGTGCAGATAGGCGGAAAGCGCGTAGTGGTCCTGGGGTACGGTTGGGTGGGAAAGGGCGTGGCCGAGAGGTTCCGCGGGCTGGGCGCCCGCGTAATAGTGGTTGAGGTCGATCCGTTCAAGGCTCTAGAGGCTTACATGGATGGCTACGAGGTCATGGGATCCATGGACGCTGCCAAGTTGGGTGATATATTTGTCACTTGTACTGGTAACATAAAAGTCCTGACCGACCAGCACTTCAGGGTCATGAAGGATGGAGCTTTACTCGCGAATGCCGGTCATTTTGACGTGGAGGTCGACGTGAAGGCACTGAGGTCTATGGCGACCTCCGAGGACGAGGTGAGGCCCAATGTGAGGGAGTTCGTGATGCCCGACGGGCGCCGCCTCTACCTGCTCGGCGAGGGTAGACTCGTCAATCTGGTGGCGGCTGACGGTCACCCTATAGAGGTCATGGACCTGAGCTTCGCCACGCAGTTGCTCTCAGTCCTCTACCTAGTGAGGAACAGGGGCAGGCTCGAGAGACACGTGTACACGCTCCCGGATGAGCTTGACGAGGAGATAGCTAGGAGGAAGCTCAGGATAGAGGGCGTCGGCTTGGATTCGCTCACGGAGGAGCAGAAGCGCTATTTGGAGTCGTGGCGCTGA
- a CDS encoding DUF424 domain-containing protein yields MVRKVPYKNMLMVNVCDEELLGRHLSEGELSVDITPEYFSGESMKLESAIALIEEAAIVNLVGSSIVGEVLRRGLAHPGAVRTIDGVPFLMIFKFTSDNYGP; encoded by the coding sequence GTGGTCAGGAAGGTTCCCTACAAGAACATGCTGATGGTCAACGTGTGCGACGAGGAGCTACTCGGCAGGCATCTCTCGGAGGGCGAGCTGTCGGTCGACATAACACCCGAATACTTCTCCGGCGAGTCGATGAAGCTCGAGTCCGCAATAGCGCTGATCGAGGAGGCAGCGATAGTGAACCTGGTGGGCAGCTCTATAGTTGGGGAGGTGTTGAGGAGGGGCCTTGCCCATCCAGGGGCAGTGAGGACGATAGACGGTGTTCCATTCCTCATGATATTCAAGTTCACATCTGATAATTATGGGCCGTGA
- a CDS encoding V-type ATP synthase subunit D, which yields MSSLRNVQPTKLQLINLKRNVAVSRRIHKILEDKKEVLIRELNENVEKAKSIRHKLSEDLLGTYAHLLRAYVDMGSTKLDSIAGSSKARLDVDVKVKKVMDVRIPVLIMGSAGSAARYGVVDTSPELDEAVRRLSSSLADILKAAEVENTIFRIAAELKRTQRLINALEYIIIPRYEENIKFISMVLEEREREEFIRLKKLKYVIEERRSGVSE from the coding sequence ATGAGCTCCCTCAGGAACGTCCAACCCACGAAGCTCCAGCTCATAAATCTCAAGAGGAACGTCGCGGTCTCTAGGCGTATCCATAAGATATTGGAGGATAAGAAGGAGGTTCTGATAAGGGAGCTCAACGAGAACGTTGAGAAGGCGAAGAGCATCAGGCACAAGCTCTCCGAGGATCTCCTCGGCACATATGCGCACCTGCTCAGGGCGTACGTTGACATGGGGTCTACGAAGCTCGACAGTATAGCTGGATCCTCCAAGGCTCGGCTGGACGTGGACGTCAAGGTGAAGAAGGTAATGGATGTTCGCATTCCAGTCCTGATAATGGGCAGCGCCGGATCTGCGGCGCGCTATGGCGTAGTGGACACGAGCCCGGAGCTGGACGAGGCCGTGAGGAGGCTCTCCTCATCGCTTGCCGACATCCTGAAGGCCGCGGAGGTGGAGAACACGATTTTCCGTATAGCGGCGGAGCTGAAGAGGACCCAGAGACTGATAAATGCGCTCGAATATATAATAATACCTAGATATGAGGAAAATATAAAGTTTATCTCGATGGTCTTGGAGGAGCGCGAGCGCGAGGAGTTCATCAGACTGAAGAAGCTTAAATATGTCATCGAGGAGAGGCGTTCCGGGGTGTCGGAGTGA
- a CDS encoding DDE-type integrase/transposase/recombinase — translation MHIDPIRELAEAIRASGIFRRNKIAIEEKARAVLLYMAGLSSWEIAEEMGVSHASVLDWARAVASIPGSVPPRERRLVAVDETELKVNGRIVYVWAAMDLDTRELLAMESTWSRSAIHAFLFLRRVLERCTNKPLFVVDRGPWYGWAFRSLGLSYYHETFGIRSRIERFFRTLKRRTKVFANNVNARRLHVHALNIILSIFQLYYNWLRYHKGIGGIPAIAAMRR, via the coding sequence ATGCACATAGACCCAATAAGAGAACTAGCGGAGGCGATCCGCGCCTCCGGTATATTCAGGCGGAATAAAATAGCTATCGAGGAAAAGGCTCGTGCCGTCCTGCTCTACATGGCTGGACTCTCCTCCTGGGAGATAGCCGAGGAGATGGGCGTGTCGCACGCATCGGTGCTGGACTGGGCCAGGGCGGTTGCATCCATCCCGGGATCCGTCCCTCCCAGGGAGAGGAGGCTCGTGGCTGTGGACGAGACGGAGCTGAAGGTGAACGGCAGGATCGTGTACGTCTGGGCGGCAATGGACCTCGACACCAGGGAGCTACTCGCCATGGAGTCAACCTGGTCCAGGAGCGCCATACACGCATTCCTGTTCCTGAGGAGGGTCCTGGAGAGGTGCACCAACAAACCGCTGTTCGTGGTGGACAGGGGTCCGTGGTACGGGTGGGCCTTCAGGTCCCTCGGCCTCAGCTACTACCACGAGACCTTCGGGATCAGGAGCAGGATTGAGAGGTTCTTCAGGACCCTGAAGAGGAGGACGAAGGTCTTCGCCAACAACGTGAACGCGAGGAGGCTTCACGTTCACGCACTGAACATAATATTATCGATCTTCCAGCTCTACTACAACTGGCTCAGGTACCACAAGGGGATAGGGGGCATACCGGCCATCGCCGCCATGAGGAGGTGA
- a CDS encoding tRNA (N(6)-L-threonylcarbamoyladenosine(37)-C(2))-methylthiotransferase — translation MPRYYIETYGCAANQADGEIMSKILDDSGYERSADPRNSDVILLNTCGVKSPTENRVVSRLVELAGLGKPIVVAGCLTIINWRRLETTAGFGAALTPRSVDRVLEAVEIAKRNPSGRILLDSPEPPDKPSLTRARLGSVVGTIEVEDGCTFSCSFCATKFSRGVTYSYDPRSILDAARSMVESGVMELRLTGQDVASYRSNGTDLPGLVELITSRIAGDYRVRIGMMTPVLAKRILDGLVRIYGLRQVYKFAHLPFQSGSERILRLMRRGHGPELIEELASYLRSNVPMMTLETDIIVGHPGEDDEDFERTLELMRSMRPDVVNISKYGNRPGTEASRMKQVPSEVVSDRSRMAYREAMRIMDERNSTWMGWKGRALVTELGMRPGTLMARNDWYKPIVVEGSADLLGKWLEVRVTGHTPVHLNGEVTSEYALESEGWSRKDGIPGQVHAAGGTRQLD, via the coding sequence ATGCCGCGGTACTACATCGAGACCTACGGGTGCGCAGCCAACCAAGCGGATGGCGAGATAATGTCCAAAATCTTGGACGACTCCGGCTACGAGCGCTCGGCGGATCCGCGGAACTCGGACGTCATATTACTCAACACGTGCGGTGTCAAATCGCCCACCGAGAACAGGGTTGTGAGCCGCCTGGTGGAGCTCGCTGGTCTAGGGAAGCCTATTGTGGTAGCTGGGTGTTTGACCATCATAAATTGGAGGAGGCTGGAGACCACGGCAGGTTTCGGGGCCGCGCTCACTCCCCGCAGCGTCGACAGAGTGCTGGAGGCCGTGGAGATCGCCAAGAGGAATCCCAGTGGAAGAATTCTATTAGATTCCCCCGAGCCGCCGGATAAACCATCGCTCACACGCGCGCGCCTCGGAAGCGTCGTGGGAACAATAGAGGTGGAGGATGGATGCACATTCTCCTGCAGCTTCTGCGCCACGAAGTTCTCCAGGGGGGTGACGTATAGCTACGATCCCCGGTCCATACTGGACGCAGCACGCTCTATGGTGGAGTCCGGGGTCATGGAGCTGCGCCTGACAGGTCAGGACGTGGCATCCTATCGTTCAAATGGTACGGATCTCCCGGGCCTCGTGGAGCTCATTACGTCCAGGATCGCAGGGGACTACCGCGTCAGGATAGGGATGATGACGCCGGTCCTGGCGAAGAGGATCCTCGATGGGTTGGTGAGGATCTACGGCCTGAGACAGGTGTACAAGTTCGCGCATCTGCCCTTCCAGAGCGGGAGCGAGAGGATTCTGCGGTTGATGAGGCGCGGGCACGGGCCCGAGCTCATAGAGGAACTGGCCTCGTACCTGCGGTCAAATGTCCCGATGATGACGCTGGAGACCGATATAATAGTGGGACATCCAGGGGAAGACGACGAGGACTTCGAGCGCACCTTGGAGCTCATGCGCTCCATGCGCCCGGACGTCGTGAACATATCGAAGTATGGCAACAGGCCCGGGACCGAGGCGAGCAGGATGAAGCAGGTCCCGAGTGAGGTCGTCTCCGATAGAAGCAGGATGGCATACCGCGAGGCCATGCGCATAATGGATGAGCGCAATTCGACATGGATGGGATGGAAGGGGAGAGCACTGGTGACGGAGCTCGGGATGAGGCCGGGAACCTTGATGGCTAGGAATGATTGGTATAAGCCCATAGTCGTGGAGGGAAGTGCTGATCTCCTTGGGAAGTGGCTGGAGGTCCGGGTGACCGGGCACACGCCGGTGCACTTAAACGGTGAGGTGACGTCCGAGTACGCACTTGAGAGCGAAGGGTGGAGCCGGAAGGACGGCATTCCTGGCCAAGTTCATGCTGCCGGAGGCACGCGGCAGTTGGATTAA
- a CDS encoding amidohydrolase family protein yields the protein MRAKGGAGRTAFLAKFMLPEARGSWIKDAALLVEDGTITYVGPREGLDMRGFDIVDLGNVAVIPGFVNAHAHAAMSLLRGYGDGLPLHAWLERIWRIEAKMDQEVIYHGSLLGVAEQIRSGITSFVDFYNVEPMLRALRYLDLHVRAVLTLAFMDRVEYMAEESWRRLRSIGEYTSMVREWDGGRLDLALGPHAPYSCSPEMLRDLAEASAKLKLRVHTHLSETEEDVAKVREESGMTPAAYLETLGLLNERLIAAHGVHLTDDEISLMGKRGASVVHCPRSNSRLGTGVARIREMMDAGVNVALGTDGPASSDSLDAFEEMRLMVYLQRARLGSPSAIGASDALHAMTLGSARAAGLDDVGALRPGLRADFVALDLGSIHMRPAWDLTTNVVMSAGRADVRYVYVEGRPAVEEGRVLLRGVEEAIASADEFRDLFRDVENTVH from the coding sequence TTGAGAGCGAAGGGTGGAGCCGGAAGGACGGCATTCCTGGCCAAGTTCATGCTGCCGGAGGCACGCGGCAGTTGGATTAAGGATGCCGCGCTGCTCGTCGAGGATGGGACTATCACGTATGTGGGTCCCAGGGAGGGACTAGATATGCGGGGATTTGATATTGTGGATCTAGGCAACGTCGCGGTTATCCCGGGATTCGTGAACGCGCACGCACATGCGGCAATGTCCCTCCTGAGGGGATATGGTGATGGTCTCCCGCTCCACGCGTGGCTTGAGCGCATCTGGAGGATCGAGGCCAAAATGGATCAAGAGGTGATCTACCATGGAAGCCTGCTGGGGGTGGCGGAGCAGATCAGATCCGGCATAACGTCGTTCGTGGACTTCTATAACGTTGAACCCATGTTGAGGGCACTGCGCTATCTGGATCTTCACGTCAGGGCGGTCCTGACGCTAGCCTTCATGGATAGGGTCGAGTACATGGCGGAGGAGAGTTGGAGACGTCTCAGGAGCATCGGGGAATACACGTCCATGGTGAGGGAATGGGATGGCGGGAGGCTGGATCTGGCACTCGGGCCACATGCCCCCTACAGCTGCAGCCCGGAGATGCTCAGGGATTTGGCGGAGGCGTCGGCCAAGCTGAAGTTGCGCGTGCACACGCACCTCTCGGAGACCGAGGAGGACGTGGCCAAGGTGAGGGAGGAATCCGGCATGACCCCGGCGGCTTATCTAGAGACCCTCGGCCTGTTGAACGAGCGCCTGATAGCGGCACATGGTGTGCACTTGACCGATGATGAAATATCGCTGATGGGTAAGAGGGGGGCCAGCGTCGTCCACTGCCCTCGGTCCAATTCCCGCCTGGGGACCGGGGTCGCTAGGATCAGGGAGATGATGGACGCTGGAGTGAACGTGGCGCTGGGAACCGACGGGCCGGCCAGCAGCGATTCGCTCGATGCATTTGAGGAGATGAGGCTCATGGTGTACCTTCAGAGGGCGCGTCTGGGGAGCCCCTCCGCCATAGGAGCCAGTGACGCGCTACACGCGATGACGCTGGGATCTGCGAGGGCCGCGGGACTGGACGACGTGGGCGCCCTGAGGCCGGGTCTCCGGGCCGACTTCGTCGCTCTGGATCTGGGATCCATCCATATGAGGCCGGCGTGGGATCTGACCACTAATGTGGTGATGTCAGCGGGGCGGGCCGATGTCAGATATGTGTACGTAGAGGGAAGGCCGGCTGTGGAGGAAGGACGTGTGTTGCTGCGCGGGGTGGAGGAGGCGATTGCCAGCGCCGATGAGTTCCGTGACCTCTTCCGGGACGTCGAAAATACCGTTCATTGA
- a CDS encoding translation initiation factor IF-2 subunit beta, with protein MVDDYISLLERIKDNLRSEGSGRVSRLEIPSPDIVWVGNRTIIRNFRQIADVIGRDPQRMAVFMGKELATSANLDQEFRLILLGRKDRESIERVIQRYFKEYVICPVCGSPDTKLVKERKVTFLVCEACGARSPVREVK; from the coding sequence ATGGTGGACGACTACATATCGCTTCTGGAGAGGATAAAGGATAATCTCAGGAGCGAGGGCTCTGGAAGGGTCAGCAGGCTTGAGATACCGTCACCCGACATCGTTTGGGTAGGCAACAGGACAATCATAAGGAACTTCCGTCAGATAGCAGACGTGATAGGTCGGGATCCGCAGAGGATGGCGGTCTTCATGGGCAAGGAGCTCGCCACGTCCGCCAACCTGGATCAGGAGTTCAGGCTGATACTGCTCGGTAGGAAGGACCGCGAGTCTATAGAGAGAGTTATTCAGCGCTATTTCAAGGAATACGTGATATGTCCGGTATGCGGCAGCCCTGACACTAAGCTCGTCAAGGAGCGCAAGGTAACGTTCCTCGTCTGCGAGGCGTGCGGAGCTAGGAGCCCTGTCCGCGAGGTGAAGTAG
- a CDS encoding NAD(P)/FAD-dependent oxidoreductase: MADVFIAGTGVAGSYLGARLTLSGVDVEGVDSQDVTKYHSACAWATSIEGMRERLRTLDVDIDEYVMREANGVYVDLGGTLHYVPTRHLATFDKPALIRRLIGKFRVKYPVRIRGMPDASSRLVIDATGVHRIVLGPADPGTDFMLPAYQLRVRYRNPPMEDFYVKPFPRYSGYLWYFPLGGGEFFVGAGDLHHMHLEYLSEFLERHAPDDVLYREGRPIRISPPGVLRPLARRPRTVAVGEAAGVVLPILGEGILPSMESAEILARRILQDGPEALDVRRYEEELKRKFSAFTAAYRFVRRKQSGTCRATDLSCIADAFRLALFFASSGGRKLTGLAPKLEHVRLAVSPF, encoded by the coding sequence GTGGCGGACGTCTTTATAGCGGGGACCGGGGTCGCGGGCTCCTATCTCGGGGCCAGATTGACGCTCTCAGGCGTAGATGTGGAGGGTGTGGATTCGCAGGACGTAACAAAGTACCACTCCGCGTGCGCTTGGGCAACTAGCATCGAGGGGATGCGGGAACGCCTCCGCACGTTGGACGTAGATATAGATGAATATGTGATGAGGGAGGCTAATGGTGTGTACGTGGATTTAGGGGGCACCCTGCACTACGTGCCAACACGCCACCTCGCTACTTTCGATAAGCCGGCACTTATCAGGAGGCTCATCGGAAAGTTCCGGGTCAAGTATCCGGTGCGAATCAGGGGGATGCCCGATGCATCGTCGCGGTTAGTGATAGATGCTACCGGCGTTCACAGGATTGTCCTAGGACCTGCAGATCCCGGAACGGATTTCATGTTACCCGCCTATCAGTTGCGGGTGCGTTATCGGAACCCTCCGATGGAGGACTTCTACGTCAAGCCGTTCCCAAGGTACTCTGGATACCTCTGGTACTTCCCGCTAGGTGGTGGCGAGTTCTTCGTGGGAGCCGGGGATCTACATCATATGCACCTTGAATATCTCTCTGAGTTCTTGGAGAGGCATGCGCCGGACGACGTGTTATACAGGGAGGGCAGACCGATCAGGATTTCTCCTCCGGGGGTGCTGAGACCGCTGGCTAGGCGGCCGCGGACAGTAGCGGTAGGTGAGGCGGCCGGCGTGGTGCTCCCGATACTTGGTGAGGGGATTCTTCCGAGCATGGAATCGGCCGAGATCCTCGCTAGGCGCATTCTGCAGGACGGGCCGGAAGCGCTCGATGTACGGCGCTATGAGGAAGAGTTGAAGAGGAAATTCTCAGCGTTCACAGCGGCGTATAGATTTGTGCGGAGAAAACAGTCCGGCACTTGCCGCGCGACAGATCTATCATGTATTGCGGACGCATTCAGATTGGCGCTGTTCTTCGCGTCCAGCGGAGGCAGGAAGCTGACCGGGCTTGCCCCAAAGCTGGAGCACGTACGTCTGGCCGTGAGCCCATTCTGA
- a CDS encoding serine protein kinase RIO — MSEDEEDRASERASREFLKRERRDRIKVKDADDYKVIEGVFDSRTLMFVYSLMKGGYIGSIKGAVKSGKEARVYWGSTPSGAPVAVKIYYTVASQFKRRLMYIEGDPRFTSIRRDPHGLAEVWARKEYANLKQAHDAGVKVPAPIAVRGNVLVMEFVGEGGRPAPLLAESEVDERDYNILIEDIGKLWRDASIVHADLSEYNVFKWRGDVILFDFGSSVDVSHPMAEEFLRRDVEIITKFFERHGISVRDPEEVVEEVLG, encoded by the coding sequence ATGTCCGAGGACGAGGAGGATCGCGCTTCAGAGAGGGCATCTAGGGAGTTCCTGAAGCGCGAGCGCAGGGATAGAATCAAGGTAAAGGACGCGGATGACTACAAGGTAATCGAGGGCGTCTTTGATTCAAGGACCCTGATGTTCGTCTACTCCCTGATGAAGGGAGGATACATCGGCTCGATAAAGGGCGCAGTGAAATCGGGGAAGGAAGCGCGCGTATACTGGGGGTCCACGCCGTCCGGCGCCCCGGTTGCAGTCAAGATATATTACACCGTGGCGTCCCAGTTCAAGCGTAGGCTCATGTACATAGAGGGAGATCCGCGCTTCACCTCGATCAGGCGCGATCCCCACGGACTCGCGGAGGTCTGGGCTAGGAAGGAGTACGCCAACCTTAAACAGGCTCACGACGCTGGGGTAAAGGTTCCTGCGCCCATAGCTGTGAGGGGGAACGTACTAGTCATGGAGTTCGTTGGGGAAGGCGGCAGGCCTGCTCCGCTCTTGGCCGAGTCTGAAGTCGATGAACGCGATTACAATATCTTAATTGAAGATATAGGAAAGCTCTGGAGGGATGCCTCGATAGTGCACGCGGATCTCTCCGAGTACAACGTCTTCAAATGGCGGGGCGACGTGATATTATTCGACTTCGGAAGCTCAGTGGACGTGTCGCACCCGATGGCGGAGGAATTCCTCAGGCGGGATGTCGAAATCATAACAAAGTTCTTTGAGCGGCACGGAATATCCGTGAGGGATCCCGAGGAAGTTGTGGAGGAGGTGCTCGGGTGA
- a CDS encoding ATP synthase subunit C: MLVDTILMMLQSATLSSSYGMGLLAAGIAFGLAAVGAGIAMARIGSSGLAVTAEKPELRTWSIVILAFGETIAIYGIAIAILLLGRLPS; this comes from the coding sequence ATGTTAGTGGATACGATCCTCATGATGTTGCAATCGGCCACCCTCTCGAGCAGCTATGGAATGGGGCTCCTGGCGGCCGGGATAGCGTTCGGGCTGGCTGCCGTGGGTGCCGGTATTGCCATGGCCAGGATAGGATCCTCAGGTCTCGCCGTCACGGCTGAGAAGCCTGAGCTCAGGACTTGGAGCATAGTGATACTGGCGTTCGGTGAGACGATCGCGATCTACGGAATCGCAATAGCCATCCTGCTCCTCGGCCGTCTCCCTAGCTGA